DNA sequence from the Malus domestica chromosome 06, GDT2T_hap1 genome:
CTCATTTGGTTTCCTTGAGACTGCTGTTGTTGATAAGTATTGTTATGATTGTGTCGTTTTCGTTCTTGCTTTTCTGGTGATGGTGGCGGTGGAACTGAACTGCCGCCATGAGAACATGTATGCTTCCCTTTGTATGTGATTTCGAAGACGGTGGGGTCTTCATCTGATCTTTGCACTTGCTTTGTAGCCCAACAACTTTGCGTGTTCCGGTACGTGCATCTGTAATAGCTTCTGCGGATTTTAAACAAGTTGGTCATCAGAATTGTTCATAACACTCTGAAACTCTCCATCTTACAGAAGAATACTGCTGTGCTTGCAGCTTCTCAAGCAAAATCTTCAGCTTTTGTGCACGTGCGTATTAAAGGTAATGTATTCTATATTGCTTTTTAACACGTGGGGCAAGTGACTGTTACTGCAAATGATTGCAGCAGCATAAGATTAGCTGATTAAAGTAAAACAAGATCCTTAATTTTACCTTGGATGTTTGGCTCCTAGGATGTCTTTCTGCCCATATTTTCTCCAGCTGTGGCCATCTTCATGGGGTCCTTCAATCCCATTCTCAGAGATTACTCTCGTGACGTGTTCTGTCCATTTGGCCATTTCCTTTCTGCAATATGCAAGTTCAAATCAGCATTTGGTTCTTTGCTATTAGCCTATTACACTCGTTTGGTGGACAGGATTAGATTGGATTGGATAACTCACCAGATGGATTAGCGACGAGGAAACTTATCCTTCCCAATCCTACCATTTTTTGTGGGAATTACACGGCTAAGTTTCCTTCGCCGCTAATCCATCTTCTACTTTCAACTTGGAAGTTGGCATCCATTTCTTCATTCAACATATATTGATTTTTTGACGTAATTGTTAATCCAATCTCACCTTTTCTTGGAGACCGCCGTCAGGTCCTGATGATCCTGGAGACTTCTGTTATTGTCAACGCAACAAGGACCTTCATTGGCTGACATTAGCGACTCCGGCGCGCTAGCAATTGCTCTGATAGGACTTTGTGGCGAACCGCCACATTTCAGCATCAGAAGGGCCTTCTCATATGACGACAGTATCCTCTGCACTAAAAATTGCTTGGTGTCTGCTGACGATTTTGCATTTAGACATAGCCTCAACTGTTTTGCTAGCTCCATTCCTTCAATGATCTCATTGACCAGTGACTTCTGCTCCCAGCTCTTACCAGAATCCATTTCTTCAATTCTATATGTCAGTTGGGATTATGAGCAATGATTTTTTCTTCCTGATACAAGCGATATCGGGGAAGGGAGGATTTGAACACAGGACCTTAGACACTCTTAACCACGTGAACTACAAGTACCGTGGAAGATTATGAGCAGTGTTTAAGCACCTTCATCAACTTCATCCCACTAAAGCTTCGCAATTCCGAGAAAGAGTAGAACCCAAGGAGATTCGTGAGCTCCGAAACGTTGTTTGCAGTAAGAAGGTACAGACATGGAATTGGTATCCAGAATTTGAAGATTATTTGAAGTGAGGAATTGAGTATGCAGGAAAAGGGAAGAAGATTAGAGTAGTGAAGCTGCAGAAgcaaagagagtgagagagttttGATTTGAACGGACAAATTTGAGAGGTTGTATATATATAGGTGACTTGTTAATTTGAATATTGAAGTGGAAGAATTGGAGAGTGGAAAGTCTGAAGTTTTGACTGAGAAAGCGAGTTTTTCAGCTCTGACTGGTCTTTGGTCTGCATATAGAAAAAGTAAGGTCTATGCTGACCAATTCAACTTCTTCCGATTCTCTACAGATATAACTTGTAAAatggtttctctctctctctcatacact
Encoded proteins:
- the LOC103406490 gene encoding probable WRKY transcription factor 53, coding for MDSGKSWEQKSLVNEIIEGMELAKQLRLCLNAKSSADTKQFLVQRILSSYEKALLMLKCGGSPQSPIRAIASAPESLMSANEGPCCVDNNRSLQDHQDLTAVSKKRKEMAKWTEHVTRVISENGIEGPHEDGHSWRKYGQKDILGAKHPRSYYRCTYRNTQSCWATKQVQRSDEDPTVFEITYKGKHTCSHGGSSVPPPPSPEKQERKRHNHNNTYQQQQSQGNQMSFPTNLRVNTENLDDRENTASPFSFTSSPFGSISDDAFLSSMLDDQSLFDHFNQSLLSPAAGGSNYYFELPSQMRNIAGNEQRSESDIISANNSSTNSPIPDMDFSLEPVELDPYFPFDSPGFFL